From the genome of Macrobrachium nipponense isolate FS-2020 chromosome 43, ASM1510439v2, whole genome shotgun sequence, one region includes:
- the LOC135213898 gene encoding putative leucine-rich repeat-containing protein DDB_G0290503, with amino-acid sequence MHSNMNQLESYIVSLCGLAVGGLVAMGMEELVSCYHKFTGPNAKVGLQTLKDFNNLPVPQHFQISKYFVGFEGIVSSLAKTGGRWLSCNTVIGPGLFATSLGLFAWRKFRHHKETRQELEGLQTTRKETERDIEESSGHEEELTPRNDPSTAAVIERDLQIQDMLANEEAMKEEIENLKRKLAEALSNEADKERLLQANKDEASKLRNQFALQIKDHEDQIRDLLVVTHELLQDNERMEGQLAEVRSQYDEQLAERDHQIHDLLAEAEKMNNENKNLEDRVAEALRNKEDMERRLKDENTALRNYCDRQREENELLIQQLSKTEDDLDFMEKALRAEHAAKTTMEIQLRQDIWEGNQQLNLWIEKYEELAEEFLNIGEKLEEAFLAKDEKIERLRQHADGLREKLQEREKESEHSMIRGEQLEKEMECESGTWSSESKNRCNLEEEGETEQAWEISAKEEAEDQLEKEESDSETWSTSDLNNRCDPEEEVDTEKAREKRAKEEAEEIICMLIKKLEDLRAAKLSTFEDRHHIEGHIRKLRMMAGDEKRKEMERAWKCCLSNMEGNIKQKEEEQDEPLPHTAGGTRLPPDSSPFIDSAIPLKLQFSDKSQVPDTKFEKLNEQQREILKKEIEQLMGNKRYELLKCPPNATKEEIWLAYQSFMKDWIGKYGSFNFYSEKGYQDIKDVLLKVTSYYLSMISSYEDVEVMTQLMDNHLPTIPHVWGAMKKQKSQTSENLQMGEEAFPQKKTQTMNSVMSQSIDQLLQGKKSPAVGKSLAQWMWSTKDYKKQ; translated from the coding sequence ATGCACTCAAATATGAATCAACTGGAATCTTATATTGTTTCCTTGTGTGGCCTAGCCGTCGGAGGACTTGTTGCTATGGGAATGGAGGAACTTGTTTCCTGTTATCATAAATTTACTGGACCGAACGCTAAAGTCGGTTTACAAACTTTAAAGGATTTCAACAATTTGCCAGTTCCACAACACTTCCAAATTTCAAAGTACTTCGTAGGATTCGAGGGAATTGTCAGTAGCCTTGCGAAGACTGGTGGACGGTGGCTGTCTTGTAACACCGTCATTGGTCCAGGACTTTTCGCTACCTCCCTCGGATTATTTGCATGGAGGAAGTTTAGACATCATAAAGAGACCCGACAAGAACTGGAAGGACTGCAAACTACACGGAAAGAGACTGAACGCGACATAGAAGAATCGAGTGGCCATGAGGAAGAATTGACACCCAGAAACGACCCTTCAACAGCAGCAGTTATAGAAAGGGATCTCCAGATCCAAGACATGTTGGCTAATGAAGAGGCAATGAAAGAGGAGAtcgaaaatttgaaaagaaaattagcaGAGGCCCTTAGTAATGAGGCAGATAAAGAGAGACTTTTACAGGCAAACAAAGACGAAGcctcaaaattaagaaatcagTTTGCCTTACAGATTAAGGACCACGAAGATCAAATAAGAGATTTGTTAGTGGTAACACACGAATTGTTGCAGGACAATGAACGCATGGAAGGACAACTAGCCGAAGTAAGAAGTCAGTATGATGAACAGCTTGCGGAAAGGGATCACCAGATCCATGATTTGTTAGCTGAAGCAGAGAAAATGAATAACGAGAACAAGAATTTGGAGGACAGAGTAGCAGAGGCCCTTAGGAATaaggaagacatggaaaggaggcTGAAAGACGAAAACACAGCCTTAAGAAATTATTGTGATAGACAAAGGGAAGAAAATGAGTTACTGATACAGCAATTAAGTAAGACTGAAGATGACTTAGATTTTATGGAAAAGGCTTTGCGAGCAGAGCATGCTGCCAAAACCACCATGGAAATTCAGTTGCGACAGGACATCTGGGAAGGCAATCAACAACTGAATTTGTGGATAGAAAAATACGAGGAATTAGCTGAGGAATtcctaaatattggagaaaagtTGGAAGAAGCATTTCTGGCAAAGGACGAAAAGATAGAGAGGCTTCGGCAGCATGCAGACGGTCTCCGAGAAAAACtgcaggagagggagaaggaatcGGAACATTCGATGATCCGAGGAGAGCAGTTGGAAAAGGAGATGGAATGTGAGAGTGGAACATGGTCAAGTGAATCAAAAAACAGATGCAATCTGGAGGAAGAAGGGGAAACAGAACAGGCTTGGGAGATAAGTGCTAAAGAGGAAGCAGAAGACCAGCTGGAAAAGGAGGAAAGTGACAGTGAAACTTGGTCAACAAGTGATTTAAACAATAGATGCGATCCCGAGGAGGAAGTGGATACAGAAAAGGCTCGTGAgaaaagagctaaagaagaagcagaagagatAATATGTATGTTGATCAAGAAGCTGGAAGACCTGAGGGCTGCGAAACTATCCACTTTTGAAGACAGGCATCACATCGAAGGACACATCAGGAAGCTGAGGATGATGGCGGGAGATGAAAAGCGAAAGGAGATGGAGCGAGCCTGGAAATGCTGTTTGTCCAACATGGAGGGCAACATTAAGCAAAAGGAGGAGGAGCAAGATGAACCACTGCCTCACACGGCGGGTGGCACGAGGCTTCCtcctgattcttcaccatttatagACTCTGCAATACCACTGAAATTGCAGTTCAGCGACAAATCACAGGTGCCTGACACGAAATTCGAGAAGCTCAATGAACAACAGAGGGAGATTCTTAAAAAGGAGATTGAGCAATTGATGGGTAATAAACGTTATGAGCTTCTCAAATGCCCTCCCAATGCTACCAAAGAAGAAATTTGGTTAGCATACCAATCTTTCATGAAAGATTGGATTGGTAAATATGGAAGCTTCAACTTTTATTCTGAGAAGGGTTACCAGGACATAAAAGATGTCCTACTTAAGGTGACCAGTTACTACTTGAGTATGATTTCTTCGTATGAAGATGTGGAAGTAATGACACAACTGATGGATAACCACTTGCCGACAATACCTCATGTGTGGGGTGCCATGAAGAAACAAAAAAGTCAGACGAGCGAAAATCTCCAGATGGGAGAGGAAGCTTTTCCTCAGAAAAAGACACAAACGATGAATTCAGTTATGAGCCAAAGTAttgaccagcttctccagggaaagAAAAGTCCTGCAGTGGGAAAATCGCTGGCACAATGGATGTGGTCAACCAAAGACTACAAAAAACAGTAA